The following coding sequences lie in one Pseudomonas sp. B33.4 genomic window:
- a CDS encoding glutathione S-transferase — protein sequence MNTLYSFRRCPYAMRARMALRYSGVPVDIVEVSLKAKPAEMLAISPKGTVPVLDAGGRVIDESLEIMRWALAQNDPQGWLLAGDSRIAELIEANDQGFKVQLNRYKYAERYPEQPMEVYRAEGAVYLQRLEVLLNDRDYLLADHPSLADIALLPFVRQFAHVDREWFAQTPYVRLQAWLQRFLESELFTSIMKK from the coding sequence ATGAACACGCTGTATTCCTTCCGCCGCTGCCCTTACGCGATGCGGGCGCGGATGGCGTTGCGTTATTCGGGCGTGCCGGTGGACATTGTTGAAGTCAGCCTCAAGGCGAAACCGGCCGAGATGCTGGCGATCTCGCCCAAGGGCACGGTGCCGGTGCTGGATGCGGGTGGGCGAGTGATTGATGAGAGCCTGGAGATCATGCGCTGGGCGTTGGCGCAGAATGATCCGCAAGGTTGGTTGCTTGCTGGCGATTCACGGATTGCTGAGCTGATCGAGGCGAATGATCAGGGGTTCAAGGTGCAGTTGAATCGCTACAAGTATGCCGAGCGTTATCCCGAGCAGCCGATGGAGGTTTATCGGGCTGAAGGCGCGGTGTATTTGCAGCGGCTGGAAGTGCTGCTCAACGATCGCGATTATCTTCTGGCCGATCATCCGAGCCTGGCGGATATCGCCCTGCTGCCCTTCGTTCGGCAGTTTGCCCATGTGGATCGCGAGTGGTTTGCGCAGACGCCTTATGTTCGCTTACAAGCCTGGTTGCAGCGCTTCCTCGAATCCGAGCTCTTCACTTCGATCATGAAGAAGTAA
- a CDS encoding AAA family ATPase — translation MKILAIRLKNLASLAGPFEIDFTAEPLASAGLFAITGPTGAGKSTLLDALCLALFGAVPRLNNTGRDAKVPDADGEIATGDPRTLLRRGTGEGYAEVDFVGVDGRRYRARWEANRAREKAGGKLQASRQSLRDIDQDQLLASQKGEYKTQLEAALGLNFEQFTRAVLLAQSEFSAFLKADDNDRSELLEKLTDTALYTRLGRRAFDKTKEAREAHKLLQDQATGVTPLAPEARAELDERFNAAQQQLKLQQAQLKQLEQQHGWLKDLRVLQDAQQAATEQLHGAQQQSESLAGERVKLTRLEQLGPQRHQFARKTELDALLAPLAAQIAAHTQQHTELTERQTQLEHNLEAAKVALSETQQRQSENAPLLRQAFEEQSTLARLAKEVAAYAEAKANAQQACNEGQNAIQALLEKQTQVGERLQRIAAELEQSTHLAPLSDAWNAYRDRLQQLMLIGNRLNKGQAELASLEENAARSASELTTQKQQLEVLFKEAGAEPDAVAEQIGILGTLLQENRKQLRLFEDLSRLWATHQDLDKRNAELQQRQLSAQQERERLTQDGVKTKAELTVAEQTLNVTRELLERQRLARSASVEELRAQLQDDQPCPVCGSNEHPYHQPEALLQSLGRHDESEQANAQQVVDQLKEKLIELRAEVGGVIAQQKELLQQQEQLATQQQALAPSLDAHPLSTQLFNQDADKRDAWLARQNEQLNQSITQDEQRQNALLTLQQDAARLTQQLRQAETAHQQAAQHLSNQQRELSSDRQRLDEELTAFGNVLPAETLEALRREPAATFMQLDRQIAERLAQLDQQKEELTEQQQRQQTLEKEQDRQQTRLQQAQTAEQQFNALAEQQQRCQQKLAQLLGDHRSAEHWQQQLEQAVEQERAAETGTAQDLQNVRTQIVQIAAELKAQQQRLQALDSEEKDLASKIADWRARHPELDDGGLEDLLRVDDEQVAQLRQRLQLNEKAIEQAMVLLQERARLLLDHQAQHNGNLDAEQLTTALSDLQNQCNVSEQQCAELRAEQVEDQRRQNANQALAQQIASAYAEYQRWARLSALIGSATGDTFRKIAQAYNLDLLVHHANVQLRQLVKRYRLKRGGSMLGLLVMDTEMGDELRSVHSLSGGETFLVSLALALGLASMASSTLKIESLFIDEGFGSLDPESLQLAMDALDGLQAQGRKVAVISHVQEMHERIPVQIQVQRQGNGLSTLEVK, via the coding sequence ATGAAGATTCTCGCCATACGCTTGAAGAACCTCGCTTCGCTGGCCGGCCCGTTCGAGATCGATTTCACCGCTGAGCCGTTGGCCAGCGCTGGCCTGTTTGCAATCACCGGCCCGACCGGCGCCGGTAAAAGCACCCTGCTCGACGCGCTGTGTCTGGCGCTGTTCGGCGCCGTCCCGCGTTTGAACAACACCGGGCGTGACGCCAAAGTCCCGGACGCTGACGGCGAAATCGCCACCGGCGACCCGCGCACTCTGCTGCGTCGCGGCACCGGCGAAGGCTATGCCGAAGTGGATTTTGTCGGTGTCGATGGCCGTCGCTATCGGGCGCGCTGGGAAGCCAACCGTGCGCGTGAGAAGGCCGGCGGCAAGCTGCAGGCCAGCCGTCAGAGCCTGCGCGACATCGATCAGGATCAACTGCTCGCCAGTCAGAAAGGCGAATACAAAACGCAACTGGAAGCCGCACTCGGCCTGAACTTCGAACAGTTCACCCGCGCTGTATTGCTGGCGCAGAGCGAGTTCAGCGCGTTCCTCAAGGCTGACGACAACGACCGCAGCGAACTGCTGGAAAAACTCACGGACACCGCGCTGTACACCCGCCTCGGCCGCCGCGCCTTCGACAAGACCAAAGAGGCTCGCGAAGCGCACAAACTGTTGCAGGATCAAGCGACTGGCGTCACCCCGCTGGCACCCGAAGCCCGGGCCGAACTGGACGAGCGCTTCAACGCTGCGCAACAACAGCTGAAACTGCAACAGGCGCAGCTCAAACAGCTTGAGCAACAGCACGGCTGGCTCAAGGATTTGCGTGTGTTGCAGGACGCGCAGCAAGCGGCCACCGAGCAATTGCACGGTGCACAGCAGCAATCGGAAAGTCTGGCCGGCGAACGGGTGAAACTGACGCGACTGGAGCAGCTCGGCCCGCAGCGGCATCAGTTCGCGCGTAAAACCGAACTTGATGCGCTGTTGGCGCCGTTGGCTGCACAGATTGCTGCGCACACGCAGCAACACACGGAGCTGACCGAGCGCCAGACGCAACTGGAGCACAACCTCGAAGCGGCAAAAGTCGCCCTGAGCGAAACGCAGCAGCGCCAGTCGGAAAACGCGCCGCTGTTGCGTCAGGCCTTCGAAGAACAAAGCACCCTCGCCCGCCTGGCCAAAGAAGTCGCCGCTTATGCTGAAGCCAAAGCCAATGCGCAGCAGGCTTGTAACGAAGGCCAGAACGCCATTCAAGCCTTGCTGGAAAAACAGACCCAGGTCGGCGAGCGCCTGCAACGCATCGCCGCCGAGCTTGAGCAAAGCACTCATCTGGCGCCATTGAGCGACGCGTGGAATGCCTATCGCGATCGCCTGCAACAGCTGATGCTGATCGGCAATCGCCTGAACAAGGGTCAGGCGGAACTGGCGAGTCTCGAAGAGAACGCCGCGCGCAGTGCCTCAGAGCTGACCACGCAGAAACAGCAACTTGAGGTGTTGTTCAAAGAGGCTGGCGCGGAACCGGATGCGGTCGCCGAGCAGATCGGCATCCTTGGCACGCTGCTGCAGGAAAACCGCAAACAACTGCGGCTGTTCGAAGATCTGTCGCGCCTGTGGGCCACGCATCAGGACCTGGACAAACGCAACGCCGAGTTGCAACAGCGCCAGCTCAGCGCCCAGCAGGAACGCGAACGACTGACTCAGGACGGCGTGAAAACCAAAGCCGAGCTGACCGTCGCCGAGCAAACTCTCAACGTCACTCGCGAACTGCTTGAACGCCAGCGTCTGGCGCGCAGTGCCAGTGTCGAAGAATTGCGTGCGCAGTTGCAGGACGATCAGCCATGCCCGGTCTGTGGCAGCAACGAGCATCCGTATCATCAGCCCGAAGCGCTGCTGCAAAGCCTCGGTCGCCACGATGAAAGCGAGCAGGCCAATGCTCAGCAGGTGGTCGATCAGCTCAAGGAAAAACTCATCGAGCTGCGCGCTGAAGTCGGTGGCGTCATTGCTCAGCAGAAAGAATTGCTGCAACAGCAGGAACAACTGGCCACCCAGCAGCAAGCGTTGGCGCCGAGCCTCGACGCGCATCCGCTGTCCACGCAGTTGTTCAATCAGGACGCCGACAAGCGCGATGCCTGGCTCGCCCGGCAAAACGAGCAACTGAACCAGAGCATCACTCAGGACGAACAACGCCAGAACGCCCTGCTCACCCTGCAACAGGATGCCGCGCGGCTGACCCAGCAATTGCGTCAGGCGGAAACCGCGCACCAGCAGGCCGCGCAGCATTTGAGCAATCAGCAGCGCGAATTGAGCAGTGACCGGCAGCGCCTCGACGAGGAACTGACGGCGTTCGGCAATGTGCTGCCGGCCGAGACCCTTGAGGCCTTGCGTCGTGAGCCGGCGGCGACCTTCATGCAACTCGACCGACAGATCGCCGAGCGTCTGGCGCAACTCGATCAACAGAAAGAAGAACTGACCGAGCAGCAACAGCGTCAGCAAACGCTGGAGAAAGAGCAGGACCGTCAGCAGACCCGCCTCCAGCAAGCGCAAACGGCTGAGCAACAGTTCAATGCGCTGGCCGAACAGCAGCAACGCTGCCAGCAGAAACTTGCGCAATTGCTTGGCGACCACCGCAGCGCCGAGCACTGGCAGCAGCAACTGGAACAGGCTGTGGAACAAGAGCGCGCCGCCGAAACCGGCACCGCTCAGGACCTCCAGAACGTACGCACGCAGATTGTGCAGATCGCCGCTGAACTCAAGGCGCAGCAACAGCGTTTGCAGGCGCTGGACAGCGAGGAAAAGGATCTGGCGAGCAAGATTGCCGACTGGCGCGCTCGTCATCCGGAGCTGGATGACGGCGGCCTCGAAGACTTGTTGCGAGTCGATGATGAGCAAGTCGCACAATTGCGCCAGCGCTTGCAGCTCAACGAAAAAGCCATCGAACAGGCCATGGTATTGCTGCAGGAGCGTGCTCGGTTGTTGCTCGATCACCAGGCGCAACACAACGGCAATCTTGATGCCGAGCAACTGACCACGGCCCTGAGCGATTTGCAGAATCAGTGCAATGTCAGCGAACAGCAATGCGCCGAACTGCGTGCCGAACAGGTTGAAGATCAGCGCCGGCAGAACGCCAATCAGGCGCTCGCGCAGCAGATCGCTTCGGCGTATGCCGAATATCAACGCTGGGCGCGACTCAGTGCCTTGATCGGCTCGGCCACCGGAGACACCTTCCGCAAGATCGCCCAGGCCTACAACCTCGACTTGCTGGTGCATCACGCCAACGTGCAACTGCGCCAACTGGTCAAACGCTATCGCCTCAAGCGCGGTGGCAGCATGCTTGGCCTGCTGGTGATGGACACGGAAATGGGCGACGAACTGCGCTCGGTGCATTCGTTGTCTGGCGGTGAAACGTTCCTGGTGTCGCTGGCCCTGGCGCTGGGTCTGGCGTCGATGGCGTCGAGTACGCTGAAAATCGAATCGCTGTTTATCGACGAAGGCTTCGGCAGCCTCGATCCGGAGTCGCTGCAACTGGCGATGGATGCGCTCGATGGCTTGCAGGCGCAGGGTCGCAAGGTCGCGGTGATTTCCCATGTGCAGGAAATGCACGAACGGATTCCGGTGCAGATTCAGGTGCAGCGCCAAGGCAATGGTTTGAGCACATTGGAGGTGAAATGA
- a CDS encoding exonuclease SbcCD subunit D C-terminal domain-containing protein yields the protein MRLFHTSDWHLGQNLHGQERDFEHACFLEWLLRQLQLAQPDVLLIAGDIFDTVNPPVKAQERLYDFIVSAHEQQPLLTIVMIAGNHDSGSRIELPAPLMRRLRTHALGRVLWLDDGQLDAERLLLPLPDKTGEIAAWCLALPFLRPAEVTGAHLGDNYLRGIGQVHEWLIEAANAKRQPGQALIAISHAHMAGGSVSEDSERSLIIGNAEALPASLFGPSISYVALGHLHKPQKVNGEERIRYSGSPIPLSFSEIGYQHQILDVTLDGENLVSVEPKLVPRSVNLQRIGPAPLAEILLQLADLPNIDLLAETQRQPWLEVRVTLDEPQPDLRHQVESALQGKAVRLVRIAAEYAGNRGADGVEDGTALIELDQLTPQELFSRAWLDNYGSEVDEQTLKDFGELLQDVQLEGEQP from the coding sequence TTGCGTCTGTTCCACACCTCCGACTGGCACCTTGGGCAAAACCTGCACGGCCAGGAGCGCGATTTCGAGCATGCGTGCTTCCTCGAATGGCTGCTGCGCCAACTGCAACTGGCGCAGCCGGATGTGCTGCTGATTGCCGGGGACATCTTCGACACGGTCAATCCGCCGGTCAAAGCCCAGGAACGCCTCTACGACTTCATCGTCAGCGCCCACGAACAGCAGCCATTGCTGACCATCGTGATGATCGCCGGCAACCACGATTCCGGTTCACGGATCGAACTGCCCGCGCCGCTGATGCGCCGTTTGCGCACGCATGCGCTGGGTCGGGTGCTATGGCTGGATGACGGGCAACTGGATGCCGAACGCCTGCTGCTGCCGTTGCCGGATAAAACCGGAGAAATTGCAGCGTGGTGCCTGGCGCTGCCGTTTCTGCGCCCGGCGGAGGTGACTGGCGCGCATCTGGGCGACAACTATTTGCGTGGCATCGGTCAGGTGCACGAATGGCTGATCGAAGCGGCCAACGCCAAGCGCCAACCCGGTCAGGCGCTGATTGCGATCAGCCACGCACACATGGCCGGCGGCTCGGTGTCGGAAGACTCCGAACGCAGCCTGATCATCGGCAACGCCGAAGCCCTGCCCGCCAGCCTGTTCGGGCCGAGCATCAGCTATGTCGCCCTCGGCCATTTGCACAAGCCGCAGAAGGTCAACGGTGAAGAGCGCATTCGCTACAGCGGCTCGCCGATCCCGTTGTCATTCTCTGAGATCGGCTATCAGCACCAGATTCTCGACGTCACCCTCGACGGCGAAAACCTGGTCAGCGTCGAGCCAAAACTGGTCCCGCGCTCGGTCAATCTGCAACGCATCGGCCCGGCACCGCTGGCCGAAATCCTGCTGCAACTGGCGGACCTGCCGAACATTGATCTCCTCGCCGAAACCCAGCGGCAACCGTGGCTGGAAGTGCGCGTAACCCTCGACGAGCCGCAGCCGGATTTGCGCCATCAAGTCGAAAGCGCCCTGCAAGGCAAAGCCGTGCGCCTGGTGCGCATCGCCGCCGAATACGCCGGCAATCGTGGTGCTGACGGCGTCGAAGATGGCACCGCGCTGATCGAACTCGACCAACTCACCCCGCAGGAACTGTTCAGCCGCGCCTGGCTCGACAACTACGGCAGTGAGGTCGATGAGCAGACGTTGAAGGACTTCGGCGAACTCTTGCAAGACGTGCAACTGGAGGGCGAGCAGCCATGA